TAGACAATAAAATCCCCTCCCATTACTCAAAAAATATTTGAACTTTTTTCAATATTAAATTAAAAATATTGTTGAGCCTTAATGCCTTGAATGTTGACTTTCTTTTATCTCTTTTTCATAAGTCTCTATAATTTCTCTTATTTTCAAATCGGGAATAGTTGTCGTTCTTATATTTTGATCAAAGATGATTTCGGATTGCTTTTCATTCAAAGGTTTCCATCCTGGGATGAGCTTGTTGTTTGGGTTGCCATGTTTGGCGAATGAAGTCCAAGTTTGCACCATGGCAGCCATCAAGTCTTTGTTTAAGCCATATGGGTATTTTTCGAGTTGTTGATAATAATTCCCGAAGACATAAGGCAGTTCGCTGGAATGGAAAGCATAAAGAGGTTTGTTTTTGTAGCTAGGCCTCCAGGAGAAGTCATAAAACCAGACATTGTTGCTCTCTTTATATAGATTGGCGAATTTGTACTGTGAGTATTTAAAAATAACCCACGAGGCGACTGAAAAGTAGCGATCTTTTTTATTAGGATACAATGGGTCTTTTTGAAATTGAGCCGCCAAGTTTTTAATTTGGTGCTTGTTATAACCGGCATTGTTGAGAATTTTTCGGACGGCTAGTTTAGGAAATCTTTTTGCGATTTTGTATTGATAATACCAATAGAAAGCCTCGTCATGGCAAATGCCTGTCATCAAGGGAATACTTGTCTTTTCATTTTCCTTCAAATACTTCTCTGGGTTTGAGGGCAATAATTCTCCATCTAAAACGGGCAAAAACAATTGGTCGGCAATTACCATATTTTTTTTCAAGGCTTTCTTTTGCAGTTGTATGATTTGATCCATGTTAAGTTTTCGCAAATCTTCAACGGAATTGGCTTTGGCCATTTTCATGAATTCCTTGGTGAAATTTTCAGCCATTGATTTTTTACGGTTTAAATAGAATGTACCGCTTTGGGCTATGGCTTTATGAAAAAGGTCTCCGGCATATGGAGTAAGCAAATGGCAGGTTACGGATATGCTGCCTGCGGACTCACCGAATATGGTGATGTTGTCTGGATCGCCTCCAAACGAAGCAATATTCTCTTTGACCCACTTTAAAGCGGCTCGTTGATCCAAAAGCCCTAAGTTGGCGGAGTGCTTGTATTTTTCTCCAAATTGGGATAGATCCAACCATCCAAGAACACCTAAGCGGTATTGTATTGTTACTATAACCACATCGCCTTCAGTTGCCATATTATTTCCATTGTATAGCGGTGTATTGGTTCCTCCAATAAGAAAAGCTCCCCCGTGTATAAATACCATCACGGGCTTTTTCCGATTGATATCTGTTGTCCAAATATTCAGAGATAGGCAGTCTTCTTTTTGGGGCTTGAAGCTGACTTCTTGAGTGGAGCTGGGCACCTGCAAGGCTATGGGACTGTATGAAAGCGCATTTACTGTGTCTTCCCAAGCTTTGGGTATTTCGGGGGGCATGAAACGAAGTTCTCCCACTGGTGGCATAGCGTATCTTATGCCTAGAAATTGGTATGTGCTGCCATTATTGATGCCTTTTATCTTGCCGTTTTTTGTGTCCACGACAATGGACTTGTATGATTGCGAATGTAGGTCTGTCATAAGCAAGGCGCAGAAGAGGAAAATCAATGTAGCTTTCATAATTTTATCTTTGAAAGATGGCAGGGAAATGGAGTTTTAGCTCATGTCGGCTAAACAATTGGTTTCTAAAGAATAAATAATGTTGAGCGTTAATTGTTTGACAAGAGTTCTGACGCACTTAAGAACCAATAGTTGCTGGAAGTGCGTTTGATTTATTATATTGCCGATCTTAAATGCAGAAAATACAATACTTATGATAATAGTAACCGGAGCGTCAGGATTTATTTCAAGTTGTCTGATAGCTGAATTGAACAGGCAAAATTTCAATGCGATCATCGCGGTGGATGATTTTAATGATCCGGAAAAAGCGACGAAAAACTTAGAAGGGAAGAATATTCAGGAAAAAGTTGATCTCGAGGATTTTTTCGAATGGTTTGACAAAAATTACGAGCATGTGGAGTTTGTGTTTCATAATGGAGCTTGCTCTGCGACTACGGTTTTTGACAAAGCGGTATTTGATAAGTTGAACTACAATTATTCCATTGACATGTGGCAAAGATGCGTGAAGTATCAAGTGCCGTTGGTATATGCTTCTTCAGCCGCTACATACGGAATGGGAGAGTTGGGGTATGATGATGATCCTGCTATCGTTCCTCAGTTGAAGCCATTGAACTTGTATGGAGAATCGAAGAACAACTTTGATATTTGGGCATTGGAGCAAGAAGAAAAGCCTTTCTTTTGGGCTGGTTTGAAGTACTTCAATGTGTATGGACCAAATGAATATCACAAAGGCCGCATGTCTTCTGTGGTGTTGCATTCATTTAATCAAATAAATGCCACGGGGGGAATGAAGTTGTTTAAATCGCATAATCCTAATTACAAGGACGGCGAACAAATGAGAGATTTCGTCTATGTTAAAGATGTTGTGGCCGTTAGCATGTGGTTGATGAGAAATCGCAAGAATTCCGGCATTTACAATATTGGAACAGGACAAGCAAGAACGTTTTTGGATTTGGTGAAAGCAACATTCAAAGCTTTGGACAAGGAGGAAAATATATCTTTCATTGATACGCCGGAAGATATCAGGGACAAGTATCAGTATTTTACAGAAGCAAAAATGGACAGGCTCAGAGAGGCTGGATATGACCAACCATTTACTTCATTGGAAGATGGCGTGAAAGATTATGTGCAAAATTATTTGATGAAAGGTTTAGCTGTTGAATAATAGCTGTCGCAATATCAAAAGTCCGAATTTATTTCGGACTTTTTTCTTAGAAGTGATATTTAGCTCTAAATTGTATCCTATTATTTGAGAATTTCCCCCATAGAGATTCTATAGGTCCTTCCATGATATCGGCTCTTAATCCAAGGCTTAAACCATCAATCACATTGGCTTCAAATTCAGGTTGAAAAAGATAATGCTTTATTTTATAATCATAAATATGCGATAGAATCAATCTATAAGAGTTTTGGTAGCTGAATTCTACTCTAAGCATGCTGGCCTCTTGAAAAATATGATTGAAATTGGTGCTAGAAACTTCTTCTTCGTAATGAATTCGTTGAAATATGCCTTGGGCAAGTATATTGACATTAAGATCTTCGACAATTTGAGAAATTGAATATTCGTAGCCAATTGTTCCATACCAATAAGGAGCTCCCATGAAAGCGTTTTCTTTGCTTTCGTTGCGTATATAATTATATGACACTCCATTTGTATACCTAATTTATGGTATTAGATCAAATCGAATAGTCAATTACTTATAAGCATAATAGAAATTTTCAAAGAATTCCCTGATGAAGAATCTTGCAAAGCAAGATTTAAATCTCTGTGCGAGTCTACAGGGATCGTTTGTAGAAAATGTAGTCATACGAAATATTATTGGAAAAAAGAGAAGGAGTGCTTCGAGTGCAAGAAGTGAGGTTCACGTACTTCATTAAAGAGTGGAACTGTAATGGATAAATCCAAACTTTCTTTCCGCTATTGCTTTATTGCTTTTCATTTGGTGACTTCAACTAAAAAAAACTTTTCAGCACTAGAGATCCAGCGACAAATTGGTCATAAGCGATATGAACCAATTTGGGCGATGATGAATAAAATTAGAAAAGCGATGGAACGACGTGATGGGCTTTATACATTGGAGGGAGAAATAGAGATTGATGATACTTTCTTTACAATGAAAAGCCTTGAGAAAGAGAAAGGTGAGCCACTGAAGAAGAGGTAGAGGCTCCCAAAGAAAGCCTAAAAAAGTAGGCTATCTTAAAATGAAGGTCACCTGACCTGAAGTCAGAGACCATTGAGAAAGTCGTAGATGAAGAGATTTTACCGAAAACAAAATTGAAATCAGACAAATCATCTTCTTACACAGAACTATCAGAAAAAGTAGAAAGCCATGTAGCCAAGGTGATTAAAAACGAAGCGATTGAAAAAGAACTGCCTTGGGTTGATATTGCCATAAGCAATGCAAAAAGGTGGATGCTAAACACATTTCATTTTGTGAGTCAGAAACACCTTCAATCTTATTTAGATGAGTTTTGTTACAATTTTAATAGAAGATATATGAGAGGTGAATTATATGATCGATTGCTAGTTGTCTGCTTATCAGAGGAATAAGCTTATTAGGTGCTTAAGCGGATTGGCATAATATTATATTTTTCTCCAAGTTAATTGACGATATCAAGCAAAATAAGAAGCATATACAATCACTGTTTCATTTAGAGTAACTTTGATTTAACTAAAGTAATTCCTCTCTTGCAATCTAAGGCCTGCGTAAGGATCATGTGAAGGCAGGAAGATTGCTTTATTGGCTTTGCAGAATTCAGAGACCGTTTTTATGGTGTTTTGAGCCTTTTTAAAATCGATATGTCCTCCTGACATTTCACTGTATTTGAGTTGATCAGAAGTGTATGTCATATCTCCGCCAAAAAAGATATGGTCGTGACGATCATTGCTGGCTAATATGGAGCAGTGCCCGAAAGTGTGCCCGGGAGTGTGTATAAAATGCAGATCTCTCGCTTTGGTTATGCTTTTTGTGTTTTTGAAGTCGAGGTGGCTTTCATTGGTTTCGAATAATGAAGGGTTGAAATTTTCAGGAAGCAAGCTTTTCAATGCGAAGGAGGGCTTTTCCCATTCTTCTTTGTTCAATAAAACTTTTTGATTAGAAAAGAATTTCAACCCGTCTATATGATCCAAATGCAAATGAGTAAGAAGCACTTGGTCAATATGATCAATCTCTATGTTCAGCTTTGGCAATAGATTGTGTAGTTCTCTATCCTTGTTCACATTGAATTTGAATTGATTTTTGTTAATCCACTCTTTCAGGATACCCTCTTGTGAAAAGTAATCAGGTTCGCTTACTTTGCTGTTTTCCCCTGTGTCAATGACAAATTTGCCTTCAGGGTGTTCGATTACCCATACCCATATGGGTAAAGGAGCAGTGAATTTGTTTTGAAGTATAAACTCCAATTTTGAGGTCCATTGGTTTTTTTTAGTGCTTCTGAATGCTTCTTTTACAGAAACAGTTCCGGTAGAAATGGCATGGATTTTACCCCACCCATCATTGAACTTAAAGTCTTGCGTATGAATATCTGTGAATTTATTATCCATAGTTTTGATGTTTAATGGTAATTGAGAATTATACTTTGACCTATGAACAATGCCAGGCGTAAAATGTGAGAATTGAATTATGATGAAATTTGGAATGCGTAAGCTTTTGATCATAATTCAGGTTTTAAAGATTTGGTAATTTTGCATGAAATAATAATTCGACTGTTGAAAAAGAAAAAAATATGGAATTGGAATAATTATTAAGCTAACTAATGCTTTTTGTCCATTATTTGATATTTTTTTTTTGATGTTCAAAAAATAATATTTGCAAATATTGAAGGCTGGAAAAATTGAGGAAAAAATCTGAAAATATAACATTAACGGAAATTTCATAATCAAGAAACCTATTGAATATTGCAAAAGCTTTTCGGGCATGTCAATCTTGTGGCTTTGCGGCTGTGCCATATTTTGCAAAACTTGAAAAGTTCATATTAAGCGCAAGAGGCGATGAATTATGCTAGTTGTTTTCTTGATGAATATTTAGCATTTTTATTTGAACAAATGACCAAGGTCATCGCAAAGCGTGACTTTATGGGTGAACAATAAAGCCCGGTTTTTTAAGATTGATATATTGAAAGGATTAAAAAAATGAGCACAGAAAACCAGATCATTAATGAACCAATCTTGCAGGAAAACAAGGATAGGTTTGTTTTATTCCCGATTCAGCATGATGATATTTGGGAGTTTTATAAGAAGGCAGAGGCGAGTTTTTGGACTGCAGAGGAGATAGACTTGAGCCAAGATTTGGATGATTGGGAAAAGCTCAATGATGGCGAGCGCCATTTTATTTCACATATACTTGCCTTTTTCGCGGCTAGTGATGGTATAGTTAATGAGAACTTGGCAGAGCATTTTGTCGCTGAGGTTCAATACACGGAAGCGAAGTTTTTCTATGGCTTTCAAATTGCTATGGAAAATATCCATTCGGAAACATATTCTTTATTGATCGACACATATGTGAAAGATCCAAAACAGCAGGATTATTTGTTTAATGCTGTCGAGACGATCGAGTGCGTGAAGAAAAAAGCGGAATGGGCTTTGACTTGGATTGATAATGGC
The Aureibacter tunicatorum DNA segment above includes these coding regions:
- a CDS encoding carboxylesterase/lipase family protein, whose protein sequence is MKATLIFLFCALLMTDLHSQSYKSIVVDTKNGKIKGINNGSTYQFLGIRYAMPPVGELRFMPPEIPKAWEDTVNALSYSPIALQVPSSTQEVSFKPQKEDCLSLNIWTTDINRKKPVMVFIHGGAFLIGGTNTPLYNGNNMATEGDVVIVTIQYRLGVLGWLDLSQFGEKYKHSANLGLLDQRAALKWVKENIASFGGDPDNITIFGESAGSISVTCHLLTPYAGDLFHKAIAQSGTFYLNRKKSMAENFTKEFMKMAKANSVEDLRKLNMDQIIQLQKKALKKNMVIADQLFLPVLDGELLPSNPEKYLKENEKTSIPLMTGICHDEAFYWYYQYKIAKRFPKLAVRKILNNAGYNKHQIKNLAAQFQKDPLYPNKKDRYFSVASWVIFKYSQYKFANLYKESNNVWFYDFSWRPSYKNKPLYAFHSSELPYVFGNYYQQLEKYPYGLNKDLMAAMVQTWTSFAKHGNPNNKLIPGWKPLNEKQSEIIFDQNIRTTTIPDLKIREIIETYEKEIKESQHSRH
- the rfaD gene encoding ADP-glyceromanno-heptose 6-epimerase — encoded protein: MIIVTGASGFISSCLIAELNRQNFNAIIAVDDFNDPEKATKNLEGKNIQEKVDLEDFFEWFDKNYEHVEFVFHNGACSATTVFDKAVFDKLNYNYSIDMWQRCVKYQVPLVYASSAATYGMGELGYDDDPAIVPQLKPLNLYGESKNNFDIWALEQEEKPFFWAGLKYFNVYGPNEYHKGRMSSVVLHSFNQINATGGMKLFKSHNPNYKDGEQMRDFVYVKDVVAVSMWLMRNRKNSGIYNIGTGQARTFLDLVKATFKALDKEENISFIDTPEDIRDKYQYFTEAKMDRLREAGYDQPFTSLEDGVKDYVQNYLMKGLAVE
- a CDS encoding MBL fold metallo-hydrolase, which produces MDNKFTDIHTQDFKFNDGWGKIHAISTGTVSVKEAFRSTKKNQWTSKLEFILQNKFTAPLPIWVWVIEHPEGKFVIDTGENSKVSEPDYFSQEGILKEWINKNQFKFNVNKDRELHNLLPKLNIEIDHIDQVLLTHLHLDHIDGLKFFSNQKVLLNKEEWEKPSFALKSLLPENFNPSLFETNESHLDFKNTKSITKARDLHFIHTPGHTFGHCSILASNDRHDHIFFGGDMTYTSDQLKYSEMSGGHIDFKKAQNTIKTVSEFCKANKAIFLPSHDPYAGLRLQERNYFS